The stretch of DNA tctaccatttttactacgaaaaagtaagaatttatcacttttactcaaaacactcaggaacacaaagttcttgagtttaatctttcataaactcgttttttaatcattaaatccgttcattaatcatgttaaaagcatgttaaacatattaagaaccttaggaacgatttccatcaagaaaatccgttctaagctaaaacgaaaatgaggtggaggaagttcgggtgaggagaaatcgacattctccccttcctcgagtcacccacgaatatgaaatctactctcttacctagattcgaagaaaacacgacgaagatctcgaatccctagctctccccttgctctagctcccaagctctcctcttctcctctcaagaacacaagaaccatgaaaaatgaaatgtttctcccttccttcatggccatatggcgccccctcacacacacaaggcccattgggcctcaagcccaattggcttggcccaataacacgttaactctctctttcgcttaataactaaagtactcgataaataactcaagttattaacttaattaaaacgccacgttaaataaaatattttaacacataaaaataataatatgaaaattgggtcgttacagcaaacatttttaaatcaattttgttccaacatttacaaacttcaagaagatcttcagagtttgatgaagctaagaccttaagaagttctgacgacttcatcatctgaaggttgtaacctctgaagttcaacatcttctgagcgcttataAACTTCTGAATACATATCTTCTGAGCTTCATTCAGAGCTTATCTTAAGctaatatctgcacacttaaattaaatttttagtccttccaattgtttattaatactttgttatcatcaaaaccttaatagatttaggggcaaacatttttaaatcaattttgttccaacaatctccccctttttgatgatgacaaacataagtattaattgacaattgttattaaattaacttatcatgtttctcttaggtttatgaggtttgcaagctccccctaagattgatactccataaagcctaaactttaagttttatccatgatattttaatttagtataagatttaaGTAGTTTAgagtaaaacaaatttcatatctttcttcagagtgagaggtttgcaagctctccccctgagtctcataaggctaagttaaaattgcacttttaacttGTCCTTACTTATGAATTTTGTTTCCAGTTTTAAAATACTTAATCTCcgccttgaaatacgtaaaacaactaaAAATGGTTTCAGCTTTTaataacttaacaaaaaaaagtggtttcagctttttgaaacttatcaacttatcaattaatgcgtaactactcccccttttgtcattatcaaaaagtaaaagaatttagataaccaagacagtcaaagaaggaaattggttgttacaaaggtgaatttatttcaaaaacgaaaaccaacgcgcgaAAAAGTCTATAAAAGGTGAACTTTGTTAACAAACATTCTTCATATAAAAAGAAGTATATCACGAAGAAttaagaagaatgaaaagatttagtgcTCGTATCGCAGAGTTTCGCAAAAGAAAGGAGGAAGAGCGCGAAAGagatgaaaaagataaagaagacaataagaaaccacaagatgctgaaattataatcatctcatcagactctgaagctgaggAAGATGAAGTTGACGCTGACTATGCTGaattcttggctagctatgttccagaagaagaacaagacgaagaagaagaagagcagaacccagatcctatagaaatttcatcagatgatgctgaggagaaatctgagatttcttctgagtattatccatctgattaggattaggtcgtctttttctttttaccaatgtactcagcATTTTCAGATCATCAATAAGATTTTCTTTGAAATTCagcttgtgttcttattttcttgtttatctttaaaaaataaagttaaacgACACacacaccaaaaaaaataacaaaccaaataactaagttaaaatccaaagaaaattgttcagaagataccaaagataaataaaacattaataACATAAAGGTGCATAGATTCCTAGGGTTTTTGAAGAAAAGCTAAGAGGATGTCAAATTTGTCGTTCAAGGAGTCCACTTTGGAGTCAAGCTTATCCACCTTGGACTCTAGAATCTGATGATTTGATCGGTGCCTCTCAAGAGCTTCTTGTTGTTGCCTCAATGCATCCTGAAGAACCCTTAGCTGATCTGAATCCATAGGAGCTtttcctttatcagaggagggttcaccatCCTCTTGATAatcaatcataagaacatcagCATCCggagcatcctcttggttcagcTCATCAGCTTGTTGGGCAAtccttgcagcagcttcagccaATCGTTCATTTTCAATCCTCTGATCTTCAAGGCTCTTGAAAAGTTtggaatcaacccagcaatccttAAAGGCAGTCAGACGCATCACAGCAGCAGACACAACAGCAAACTTAGCACGCTCATTCTCTTCATGACTGTACATAGTTAACCGTTTCAAACCAGCTCGTGCTAAACTTTCCTTCATCAGATGAACCACGTCCATATCTCGTTTACCAATAACAGACTTTATCTCCTCACCAACTGCATCCACAACATTGCAGATTTTGGCCTTGAGAAGTGATacctccatatccacatcaAAGGGACAAACCAAGAACCTGTCTTTAATATTTGACAACCTAAGTAGatcatcataaagctgattggagagGTTACCAAATAGGTCAGAGGGTGAAGGTGAGATATTGGGAATGGGAGAGTGTTTTGGTGATTCATTAGCAGGATTGTCAATGATAACAACATCTGCTTCTGAAGGTttaggagcacaagtgtgaatacgttCAGGAGAaacatgttcagcacttgggttaggattaGGTTCAGAAGTTGATTtaggagatttgtgttcagaggttggttcaggagatttgttaggagagggttgttttgtgggagagttTTGTTCAGTAGTAGGAATATCTGGTTggggttcagatgatggaatgtcaggtgattctttttgtggttggggttgaggtgattttgatttaggaggtgatgaagatttgttGGTTTCATGAGTAAAAGGTTGATTATTTAGAGGGTctgggctaagatgtttttcaagttcagaAAGAGGATTTTCAGAAGAAATATGTTCTTCTGAATGGTCAGAGGAAATGTTAATGGGTTCAGATTCAGGCAAAATAGTATTAAGAGGTTTAGTGTAACCTACTCctatttcagcttcattaaaaacatacttaGGAGTCTTACCTTTAGGATCAGGAACTTGTCTCTTACGCAGCCTGGCACcaagagtttcttcatcagattcagtttcGTCATCAGATTGAGTCTCATCTGAATCACTCTCCTCCTCATCAAGATTAATTGGCATTTTGGACGATGCTTCAGCAGATTTACCAGCAGCAGCTTTATGCTTTTTCTTAGTTCTTTGCTCATCAAGAGTTTTCTCCACCTTAActttcttctgagcaagaagatctggttTGATTTGTTCATCCTGAGTGTCAGCTTTTCGCTTGAGTTTCCTCTTAGGTCTATACATGTTTACtggagcctttggaaccatactcctatcaacagtataaCCTTCACCTTGAAGAACCTTCAGATAATCTTGAATAACTTCTTCAGCATCTAGTTCAGAAATAATGGGATAACCATTCACATACAGCCTGTCTTCAAGACTAACTTTAAACTCTTGTTTAGGTTGAACCAGCTTGGTGTTGATGAGATGCATCTTTGTcagaaagcttgcattcagaacttctggAGAGAACTTCTGAGTCACAAGTTCTGGgtagaacttcttcagattctgaatgATGTGACCTTGGAAGAGAAGATCTGAAAGCAGTCTAGGATAAACAATGGTTGTTTTCCACTGAGACTTGCTCAAgaagatggcttcacaaatCCTCTCAAAGAAATATTTACCCAGATTGACTTTCCTCTCAGTCAGAAGGAAGTATATCAGATGGCGATGGGGCCAGgagatagtatcagtaccaccaactcttggactgatagttgaTAAAATAATCTTGAAAAGAACCCTACATTCTTCTGTCAGACCTTTAACCTTTCCCTTCAGCTTCATATCAATGCACATCCTGTGCAAAAGTTcttctctgaatcttgtatccttcTCAAAATCATCCAGTACTAACCTAGAGTTATTCAAACCCAGCAAGGCATTAAAGTGAATTGGAGAGAAAGTGagattgataccacagatgttagacctaatctgggTACCGGTGAACTCCAATAAacccatctccttcctagtttttcctttcagactaggatctctttcAATTGCTGCAAGTTCTTCTTGCTTAGCTTCATACTTAGAAAagactcttgctttcatccagaatttcttcaaaagatctgggtagataggaccattcaacatgtcgaagtacttatcccaaccctGAGCAGAGAAATACGGCttcacatcaaacccattaTCCTTCAGACTATCAAAgtcgaccatcttctcaggAAGTAACGTTAGttgagattctgggaattccatctcgttcccaacaatctgaagatgtttgaacatgaacggagggatctttgttgaagaagaagaagaaccagccatgatggagtttaggtaagggtaggaactaaagagagagaaagaagatttttgttggaggtttagagagaaaagaaagtgtagattgtgaaagtgaaaagtgtgcaagtgtattgtgtaagtttatttaaatgcgtacagttaacacaaaaatggcaaatttgggaagttacgcttattgacaaaagtttgaatactaaaagtcatcattaaccacccactacctgacacacgtagaccacgtgcagaagtttacttggtaactgctattttaatggacaactgttcagcagcgaatactaaacgttttcgacttaaatagttcagagcctctgagttttttaaaaaatctatcagagttaagtatttcagagtttgtgtttcagatgttctgaatcataagttctgacatacataacctcttacactttaattgccaaaaaaattttcattcagagattgaaaacatgttcagatgtttctttataaaatcaaatctttcaacaggtagtgctttagtaaatatgtcagcccattgattttcagtatcaacaaacttaatatctataatgcctctctgaacataatctctgataaaatggtgtttaatttcaatatgtttggctcttgagtgtaggataggatttttagataaatgaatggctgcagtgttatcacaatataaaggaatattgtgactgcttaccttATAATCTTCtagctgatattttaaccagagtagttgtgtgcaacacttagctgctgaaatgtattctgcttctgctgtagacaaggctatagtagtttgtcttttactagcccaggagataaggttttcaccaacaaattgacaattgccacttgtggattttctttcaattttatcttcggcatagtcagcatcacagaatccatttagcacataatcattggatttcttatagagaagtccaagattagttattcctttcagatacctaaagattctctttacagcagtaagatgagattctctaggatctgactggaatcttgcacataagcaaacactgaataaaatatctggcctagaggTTGTCaaatagagtaaggaaccaatcatacctctgtagaccttttgatctacttttccttcatcttctgtctTGCTCATgatggtagttgaatgcataggagtgttcattatcttgcaatcatctaggttgaacttcttcagaagttctttggtatattttgattgatgaacataagttccttccttcttctgattgatttgtattccaagaaagaacttcagttctcccatcatgctcatttcaaattcatcctgcattatcttagagaaattcttgcacaaggaagcattagttgaaccaaaaataatatcatcaacataaatttgaatgatcaaaatatcttctttggttgtttttctaaagagtgtgcagtcaaccttccctttctcaaaacccttttcaagaaggaaattactgagtctatcataccaagctcttggagcttgtttcagaccatacagtgatttcttcaatctgaaaacatgttctgggtttgagacatcttcaaaaccaggaggttgcttaacatacacttcttcagaaataaaaccatttaagaaggcacttttaacatccatctgatacaaagttattccatgattaacagcataagatagaagtaacctaatagcctcaagtctagcaactggtgcaaaggttgcagtatagtcaatcccctcttgctgactatatccttgtgcaaccaatctagccttgtttcttaccacttcaccttgttcattcagcttgtttctgaatacccattttgttccaataatgttcttgtgtgaaggtttaggcactagagtccatacatcattcctttgaaattgatttagctcttcttgcattgctactatccaagcatcatctttcagagcttcatcaacctttgaaggttccatcattgagataagaccaactaaagattcctcatttctcagttgagatcttgtcttccttggactatccttattgcctaagatcagttcctctggatgtgatgatttgtatttgaaagtgtttctagGGGGTtcatcaacagcaggttcagcAGCTGCTTCATTTCTTtgatgttcagagtctgtaggaactatctgttggaacaaaattgatttaaaaatgttagcccctaaatctataaaggttttgatgataacaaagtattaataaacaattggaaggactaaaaatttattttaagtgtgcagatataagcatcagataagctctgagtgaagctcagaggatgtgaattcagaagttcacaagcgctcagaagatgttggacttcagaagttacaacattcagaggatgaagtcttcagaacttcttgactgactacaagcttcatcaaagtctgaagatcttcttgaaatctgtaaagattccctttgcaagtcaactcgtctaccaatgaagaaaaggacccttcaagcctgatcagttcagctaccctcagtttgtctgtactctcttgagaacgtgggttctcagttttgttagctgaataaggaaagtccactctgcagtagtcaaagtgtctgaaactcttactcagttttagatacaaacaaactgcatcaagacagactgcttgaagacaaaagattatcaactccaacggttctttttgcaacgactcttttctggtgatatatatactagaaggatcagctgcaatagaaatacaattatcaaggattgaacgtgtgctgaacaaactctgaattctgtgtatacaagctctgaacctcttatcaagtgtttttgcactttagtcaaatactctgtactatttgtatttgctctcgttaggttcatctaagagcatttgtatatttttatatactttactatttcttgaggaaacttaagcttgtgtgcttaagtgtgaagtcttaagcttgtgtgcttgagcattgttgagaagtctcttgcttgtgtgcttgagcaggtgtaatcttgtgtgattatagtgaaatcccttggaagtgcaaggggactggactactctcgttttgtgagaggaaccagtataaattgcctgtgtgtgatctctctctctctctatcttgttattatttgtgttatttatccgctgctaacttagttgagttaagaacttgaaaaagttttaacttagctaaaacacaattcaaccccccccccccttcttgtgttttcacaccttcaattggtatctagagctctggtctgttactttcacttaacagtgagacagtaaagatcttgtgagaacactatgtctggaggagacgatagtagcactagaacaaccggtgaagtcggtgaggccagtggtgctggtggtggttcTAGAAATGtctttggttatgactacttaagtaatgaatcacatgaacatagtggcaatagaaaagcccctatattcaatggtgatgcatcattatttgagtggtggaaggaaagactgtatagcaatattactgctattgatcatgagttgtgggatttggttgagctgggagtaacttttgaaaacttaaatgaacatggaaggttgtccattgagcatagaaagttactcacaccagctaacttaaaaacctacactaagcatcatagagtaaaggacattgttgttggtgcgattagacatgaagattatgtcagaatagagaacaagtctactgctaaatctatttttgattctatgtgtgctacctatgatggtaatgaaaaggttcaagaggctaaagctagt from Trifolium pratense cultivar HEN17-A07 linkage group LG5, ARS_RC_1.1, whole genome shotgun sequence encodes:
- the LOC123886122 gene encoding uncharacterized protein LOC123886122, whose translation is MKARVFSKYEAKQEELAAIERDPSLKGKTRKEMGLLEFTGTQIRSNICGINLTFSPIHFNALLGLNNSRLVLDDFEKDTRFREELLHRMCIDMKLKGKVKGLTEECRVLFKIILSTISPRVGGTDTISWPHRHLIYFLLTERKVNLGKYFFERICEAIFLSKSQWKTTIVYPRLLSDLLFQGHIIQNLKKFYPELVTQKFSPEVLNASFLTKMHLINTKLVQPKQEFKVSLEDRLYVNGYPIISELDAEEVIQDYLKVLQGEGYTVDRSMVPKAPVNMYRPKRKLKRKADTQDEQIKPDLLAQKKVKVEKTLDEQRTKKKHKAAAGKSAEASSKMPINLDEEESDSDETQSDDETESDEETLGARLRKRQVPDPKEADVVIIDNPANESPKHSPIPNISPSPSDLFGNLSNQLYDDLLRLSNIKDRFLVCPFDVDMEVSLLKAKICNVVDAVGEEIKSVIGKRDMDVVHLMKESLARAGLKRLTMYSHEENERAKFAVVSAAVMRLTAFKDCWVDSKLFKSLEDQRIENERLAEAAARIAQQADELNQEDAPDADVLMIDYQEDGEPSSDKGKAPMDSDQLRVLQDALRQQQEALERHRSNHQILESKVDKLDSKVDSLNDKFDILLAFLQKP